From a region of the Panicum virgatum strain AP13 chromosome 2K, P.virgatum_v5, whole genome shotgun sequence genome:
- the LOC120664083 gene encoding uncharacterized protein LOC120664083, with protein MASSDGSSSPGGSSSSSDLDIPLVVTNPAPASQVQLINIKTHVPMVLDFDEANYGPWRLCFLAVFAKFGLLDHVNSSDAEGSSDWVQNDYSIVSWLYCTISNDILRTVQTSRDTAYSLWRAIRGLFRDNKATRSVYVGADFHNVYQGDMSVMAYCSKVKQLADQLRDLGSPVLNQELVITLLRGLNERLHNVIPSITSHKRLPSFLKVRSQLRLEENRVDTAAKRAQAAAFFAHMHGSGGAASATSGASIASGAPLALAAQPGVAASPTSAGGAQPGVAASPTSAGGAGGSGKKQRYKKKNSGGGSSSNNGRPGNASTVQPQWPQVNPWSGTFQAWPTMARPPLPPPGTGVLGPRPGVPLAQAYYGVAPMQQPQAPSWDQAALIAALNNMALQTSPAGDWVMDTGASTHMSNHGSAHQDGNSPM; from the exons ATGGCCTCCTCCGATGGATCCTCCTCTCCTGGCGGATCTTCGTCCTCCTCGGATCTTGACATCCCTCTAGTCGTCACCAACCCTGCTCCGGCCTCCCAGGTTCAACTGATCAACATCAAAACCCACGTTCCCATGGTACTCGATTTTGATGAGGCCAACTACGGTCCATGGCGTCTCTGCTTCCTCGCCGTCTTCGCCAAGTTTGGACTGCTCGACCACGTCAACAGCTCCGACGCCGAGGGCAGCTCCGACTGGGTCCAGAACGACTACTCCATCGTCTCCTGGCTGTACTGCACCATCTCCAACGACATCCTTCGCACCGTGCAGACCAGCCGGGACACGGCGTACTCTCTCTGGCGTGCCATCCGCGGCCTCTTCCGCGACAACAAGGCGACACGATCAGTCTACGTCGGCGCCGACTTCCACAATGTCTACCAAGGTGACATGTCCGTGATGGCCTACTGCTCCAAGGTGAAGCAGCTCGCAGATCAACTCCGCGATCTCGGCTCGCCTGTGTTGAACCAGGAACTCGTCATCACCTTGCTGCGTGGTCTCAATGAACGGCTCCACAATGTGATTCCCAGTATCACCAGTCACAAAAGGCTGCCGTCGTTCCTGAAGGTGCGATCTCAACTTCGCCTTGAAGAAAATCGCGTCGACACCGCGGCCAAGCGGGCTCAGGCCGCCGCCTTCTTCGCCCACATGCACGGCTCCGGTGGCGCTGCATCCGCCACGTCCGGTGCATCCATCGCGTCCGGTGCGCCGCTCGCCCTCGCAGCCCAGCCCGGCGTCGCCGCCTCTCCAACATCTGCTGGTGGCGCCCAGCCCGGCGTCGCTGCCTCTCCAACATCTGCTGGTGGCGCGGGCGGCTCCGGCAAGAAGCAGAGGTACAAGAAGAAGAACTCCGGGGGCGGCTCCTCCTCCAACAATGGCCGTCCCGGGAACGCCTCCACCGTCCAACCACAGTGGCCGCAAGTCAACCCGTGGTCTGGAACATTCCAGGCTTGGCCTACCATGGCGCGTCCACCGCTCCCGCCTCCAGGCACTGGAGTCCTGGGGCCGCGTCCCGGCGTTCCATTGGCACAGGCCTACTACGGCGTTGCGCCCATGCAGCAGCCACAGGCTCCCTCTTGGGATCAAGCTGCACTGATCGCTGCTCTCAACAACATGGCGCTCCAGACCTCCCCCGCTGGCGACTGGGTCATGGACACTGGTGCATCAACGCACATGTCCAACCACG GATCTGCGCACCAAGATGGAAATTCTCCGATGTAA